GCGCCGTGGGTGTCGTGTGCCCCGGCTGGACGGCCTCCGACTCGTCGATCGCCGGGGGCGTGTGGACCCGGTGCGGGCAGTCGTCGGTGTCGGGCGTCGGCGCCGGCACGTAGCCCTCGACACCGGCGACCGGGTCGGCATAGGAGACGCAGACGGGTGCGGACAGGACTGAGGCGGCGGCGACGGCGACTGCCGCACCCACACGTGAGATGCGCGAGATCATGACTGACTGAGCGTACGGTGCGTCACACCCAAATGCCGCGTGAGGTGTCGGAAAAGCGATGGTTCGGACGACGTTCGCGTGCGTCGGCGGGCCTTTCGACTCGTTGCGCTCGCTCATAGCTCCTATGCAAGCAGCTGACGGAGCAGTGAGCGGAGCTGTCGCCCAAGGATCAGCGGGGTCGCTCGAGCGAAACGGAAAGGGCCCCGACCTGGTGGTCGGGGCCCTCCGGGGCTGCAGAGAAAGGTCTGCGAGAACTAGCGCGAGAACATCAGTGCGCGCTTGACTTCCTGGATCGCCTGCGTCACCTGGATGCCGCGAGGGCATGCGTCGGTGCAGTTGAAGGTGGTGCGGCAGCGCCACACACCGTCGACGTCGTTCAGGATGTCGAGACGCTCGGCGGCCGCCTCGTCGCGGCTGTCGAAGATGAAGCGGTGAGCGTTCACGATCGCGGCCGGACCGAAGTACGAGCCCTCGTTCCAGAACACCGGGCAGCTCGTGGTGCAGCAGGCACACAGGATGCACTTGGTGGTGTCGTCGAAGCGGGCGCGGTCGGCCTGGCTCTGCAGGCGTTCCGCGGTCGGCTCGTTGCCCGAGGTGATCAGGAACGGCTTGATCGCACGGAACGCGTCGAAGAACGGCTCCATGTTGACGACCAGGTCCTTCTCCACCGGAAGACCCTTGATGGGCTCGATGGAGATGGTGATCTCCTTCGACGAGTCCTTCGGCAGCAGATCTTTCATGAGGAGCTTGCAGGCGAGACGGTTCACGCCGTTGATGCGCATCGCGTCACTGCCGCAGACGCCGTGCGCGCACGAGCGACGGAACGTCAGCGAGCCGTCGAGGTAGCCCTTCACGTAGAGGAGCAGGTTGAGCAGACGGTCGGTCGGCAAAGCCGGGACGCGGAAGCTCTCGAAGCCCTGCGCGTCGGGATCCTCCGGGTTGAACCGGAAGATCTTGAGCGTGACCATGGTCGCCTCGGCCGGAACCGGGGGCAGTGCGGGCTCGCTCGTTGCTGGATTCTCCAAAGTGGCAGTCATCAGTACTTACGCTCCATCGGCTCGTAGCGGGTCTGGACGACGGGCTTGTAGTCGAGCTCGATGTCGGCGAGCAGGCCCTTGCCCTTCTTGTACGCCATGGTGTGGACCATGTAGTTCGCGTCGTCACGATCCGGGTAGTCTTCGCGTGCGTGTCCGCCGCGGGACTCCTTGCGGTTCAGTGCACCTGCGACGGTCACCTCGGCCATCTCGAGCAGGAAGCCCAGCTCGACGGCCTCGAGCAGGTCCGTGTTGAACCGACGACCCTTGTCGTGGACGCGAATGTGGTTGTACCGCTCCTTGAGCTCACGGACGCCGTTCAGGGCATTCGTGAGCGTCTCGTCGGTACGGAACACCGAGGCGTTGTTGTCCATGAGCTGCTGCAGCTCGGTGCGGATGTCGGCGACACGCTCGTTTCCGTGCTCGGAGAGCAGGCCCTCGAGCCATTCGTCGACCATCGCGGTCGGAGCTTCTTCGAGCTCAGTGAACTCGGCGGAGTTCGCGTAGTCGGCGGCGGCGATGCCCGCGCGACGGCCGAACACGTTGATGTCGAGCAGCGAGTTGGTGCCGAGGCGGTTCGCGCCGTGCACCGACACGCAGGCGCACTCGCCTGCGGCGAACAGACCGTGGACGACCTGCTCGTTGTTGCTCAGCACCTGGCCGGTGATGGTCGTCGGGATGCCGCCCATCACGTAGTGGCAGGTCGGGTAGACCGGGACCAGTTCGGTCACCGGGTCGACACCGAGGTAGGTGCGCGAGAACTCGGTGATGTCCGGCAGCTTCTCGTTGAGCACGTCTTCGCCGAGGTGGCGGACGTCGATGTACACGTAGTCCTTGTTCGGACCGGCGCCACGGCCTTCGAGCACCTCGAGCACCATCGAGCGGGCGACGATGTCGCGCGGCGCGAGGTCCTTGATGGTGGGGGCGTAGCGCTCCATGAAGCGCTCGCCGTCGGCGTTGCGCAGGATGCCGCCCTCGCCGCGGACCGCCTCCGAGATGAGGATGCCGAGGCCTGCGAGACCTGTCGGGTGGAACTGGTGGAACTCCATGTCCTCCAGCGGCAGTCCCTTGCGGAAGATGATGCCCATGCCGTCACCGGTGAGGGTGTGTGCGTTCGACGTCGTCTTGTACATGCGGCCCGAGCCGCCGGTGGCGAACACGATCGACTTCGCGTGGAAGACGTGGATCTCGCCGGTCGACAACTCGTAGGCGACGACGCCGTTGGCGACGGGCTCGCCGTTCTCGTCGGTCGTCATGTTGATGTCGAGTGCGTAGAACTCGTTGAAGAACTCGACGTCGTGCTTGACGCAGTTCTGGTAGAGCGTCTGAAGGATCATGTGGCCGGTGCGGTCGGCTGCGTAGCAGGCGCGACGGACCGGAGCCTTGCCGTGGTCACGGGTGTGACCGCCGAATCGACGCTGGTCGATGCGGCCCTCCGGGGTGCGGTTGAAGGGCAGACCCATCTTCTCCAGGTCGAGCACCGCGTCGATGGCCTCCTTGGCCATGATCTCGGCAGCGTCCTGGTCGACGATGTAGTCGCCGCCCTTGACCGTGTCGAAGGTGTGCCACTCCCAGTTGTCCTCTTCGACGTTGGCGAGTGCGGCGCACATCCCGCCCTGAGCCGCGCCGGTGTGGCTGCGAGTCGGGTAGAGCTTCGTCAGCACCGCGGTGCGTGCGCGGGGCGCGGCCTCAATGGCCGCGCGCATGCCTGCGCCACCTGCACCGATGATGACGACGTCATAGCGATGTTCCTGCATGGGTAGTCAAATCTCCTTAGCCGGCGTTGCCGAAGGTGAGGATCGCGTAGGTGCCGAGGATCAGCACGAGCAGCATCGACAGGCCGAGCAGGGCGTTCAGCCAGAATCGGGTGCTGTCCTTGCGCGAGTAGTCGGCGATGACGGTGCGGACGCCGTTCGCGCCATGCAGCTGTGCGAGCCACAGCATGCAGAGGTCCCAGATCTGCCAGAAGGGTTCCTTCCAGCGATCGGCGACGAAGCCTGCATCGATGCGGTGCACGCCGTCGTCGACCATCAGCATGATGAACATGTGGCCGAACGTGAGGATGATGAGGGCCAGGCCCGAGAAGCGCATGAACATCCATGCGTACTTCTCGAAGTTGCCGCCCTTGCGGGCCCGCGGGCTGCGCGGGTTGTCCAGGCTGGCGGGGCGGTCGTAGTCGGTGCCGAGTGTCTTGACTTCAGTCATGGTGTCTTCTCCTCGGTCCTACAGTGCGTGGGTGATCAGGATCTGCAGCATGCGCGCGGCCGCTGCAATGAACACGATCGCGAAGATGCTGAGGATCGCCCACAGCATCTGACGCTGGTACTTGGGTCCCTTCGACCAGAAGTCGACGAGGATGATCCGGACACCGTTCAGTGCGTGGTAGAGCACGCAGAACACGAGGCCGATCTCCATGAGGCCGATGAGCGGCGTCTTGTACGTCTCGATGATCTCGGTGTACGCGTTCGCGTCGACGCGGATGACCGCGGTGTCGAGAACGTGAACGAAGAGGAAGAAGAAGATGGAGACGCCGGTGATGCGGTGCAACACCCACGACCACATTCCTGGGTCACCTCTGTAGAGAGATCGTTTGCGCACCGGTGCGGGTGCAACCTCCGTGGGGGTGCTCATCGCGGAACTACGCCTCCAAAGTCGTCGATAATTGTGGAGGACCTCGGGCGACGCGAGACGTCGCGGCGGGACCCATCGCACCTGACTTTAAACCTAAGCTGAGGCCTATCGTGAATTGCCCGAACAATGTGATCAGCCTCCCGCAATTTCATTAGGCATGCCTTACCTTTTGTTACCGCGAGTTCAGGAAGAGGGAATTGTGACCCAGATCGAGTTCGA
This genomic window from Gordonia sp. PDNC005 contains:
- a CDS encoding succinate dehydrogenase iron-sulfur subunit, producing MTATLENPATSEPALPPVPAEATMVTLKIFRFNPEDPDAQGFESFRVPALPTDRLLNLLLYVKGYLDGSLTFRRSCAHGVCGSDAMRINGVNRLACKLLMKDLLPKDSSKEITISIEPIKGLPVEKDLVVNMEPFFDAFRAIKPFLITSGNEPTAERLQSQADRARFDDTTKCILCACCTTSCPVFWNEGSYFGPAAIVNAHRFIFDSRDEAAAERLDILNDVDGVWRCRTTFNCTDACPRGIQVTQAIQEVKRALMFSR
- the sdhA gene encoding succinate dehydrogenase flavoprotein subunit, which translates into the protein MQEHRYDVVIIGAGGAGMRAAIEAAPRARTAVLTKLYPTRSHTGAAQGGMCAALANVEEDNWEWHTFDTVKGGDYIVDQDAAEIMAKEAIDAVLDLEKMGLPFNRTPEGRIDQRRFGGHTRDHGKAPVRRACYAADRTGHMILQTLYQNCVKHDVEFFNEFYALDINMTTDENGEPVANGVVAYELSTGEIHVFHAKSIVFATGGSGRMYKTTSNAHTLTGDGMGIIFRKGLPLEDMEFHQFHPTGLAGLGILISEAVRGEGGILRNADGERFMERYAPTIKDLAPRDIVARSMVLEVLEGRGAGPNKDYVYIDVRHLGEDVLNEKLPDITEFSRTYLGVDPVTELVPVYPTCHYVMGGIPTTITGQVLSNNEQVVHGLFAAGECACVSVHGANRLGTNSLLDINVFGRRAGIAAADYANSAEFTELEEAPTAMVDEWLEGLLSEHGNERVADIRTELQQLMDNNASVFRTDETLTNALNGVRELKERYNHIRVHDKGRRFNTDLLEAVELGFLLEMAEVTVAGALNRKESRGGHAREDYPDRDDANYMVHTMAYKKGKGLLADIELDYKPVVQTRYEPMERKY
- a CDS encoding succinate dehydrogenase hydrophobic membrane anchor subunit yields the protein MTEVKTLGTDYDRPASLDNPRSPRARKGGNFEKYAWMFMRFSGLALIILTFGHMFIMLMVDDGVHRIDAGFVADRWKEPFWQIWDLCMLWLAQLHGANGVRTVIADYSRKDSTRFWLNALLGLSMLLVLILGTYAILTFGNAG
- the sdhC gene encoding succinate dehydrogenase, cytochrome b556 subunit, whose translation is MSTPTEVAPAPVRKRSLYRGDPGMWSWVLHRITGVSIFFFLFVHVLDTAVIRVDANAYTEIIETYKTPLIGLMEIGLVFCVLYHALNGVRIILVDFWSKGPKYQRQMLWAILSIFAIVFIAAAARMLQILITHAL